One part of the Dissulfuribacter thermophilus genome encodes these proteins:
- a CDS encoding endonuclease III domain-containing protein: protein MMAEIGERLMDIYERLYRHFGPQGWWPGDTPFEVCVGAILTQNTSWKNVERAIENLKIEGLLSPEQLSKVGLVELAELIRPAGYYNVKAKRLRNFLDALMKDFCGSLDKLFSLELFEARRWLLSISGIGPETADSILLYAGNKPIFVVDAYTFRLLTRHEIIWGDESYDEVQDLFLKKLPNDVKLFNEYHALLVAVGKECCKKSSYKCQDCPVQGV from the coding sequence ATGATGGCAGAAATCGGCGAGCGGCTTATGGACATATATGAACGGCTCTACAGACACTTTGGTCCCCAGGGGTGGTGGCCAGGAGATACACCCTTTGAGGTATGTGTGGGTGCAATCCTCACTCAGAACACTTCATGGAAAAACGTTGAAAGAGCCATTGAAAACTTGAAAATAGAAGGGCTTCTCAGCCCTGAACAGCTTTCAAAAGTTGGTTTGGTTGAGCTTGCTGAACTGATTCGTCCAGCTGGTTACTACAATGTAAAGGCAAAGAGATTGCGAAATTTTTTAGATGCACTTATGAAGGATTTTTGTGGATCATTAGACAAATTGTTCTCCCTTGAACTCTTTGAGGCAAGAAGGTGGCTTTTGTCAATTTCAGGAATTGGCCCAGAGACTGCTGACAGTATCTTGTTGTATGCTGGCAACAAGCCAATTTTTGTAGTTGATGCCTACACCTTTAGACTCCTTACTAGGCATGAGATAATTTGGGGAGACGAATCCTATGACGAAGTCCAGGATTTGTTTTTAAAAAAATTACCTAATGATGTTAAATTATTTAATGAATATCATGCCCTCTTGGTGGCCGTTGGGAAAGAATGTTGCAAGAAAAGCTCTTATAAATGCCAAGATTGCCCGGTTCAAGGTGTATAA
- a CDS encoding secondary thiamine-phosphate synthase enzyme YjbQ, producing MGLEIFCDTITKSLDRGPDIVDITGDLEKILKESGIALGTLNATVIGSTGSITTIEYEEGVIEDLKDAIKRLAPEDAYYRHELRWHDGNGHSHVQAALMGPSIVVGVRNARLNLGTWQQVVVINHDNKPRQRKIDVTIIGLRP from the coding sequence ATGGGGCTTGAAATCTTTTGTGACACCATAACAAAGTCTTTAGATCGGGGACCTGATATTGTAGATATTACTGGCGATCTAGAGAAAATCCTAAAAGAGAGTGGTATCGCCCTTGGAACTTTGAATGCTACGGTGATTGGCTCAACGGGCTCCATTACCACAATAGAATATGAAGAAGGTGTAATAGAGGATTTAAAAGATGCAATCAAGCGCCTTGCCCCAGAGGACGCCTACTATAGACACGAACTACGCTGGCATGACGGAAATGGTCATAGCCACGTCCAGGCTGCTTTGATGGGCCCTTCGATTGTCGTAGGAGTGAGGAACGCAAGACTCAATCTCGGCACTTGGCAGCAGGTGGTGGTCATCAATCATGACAACAAACCAAGGCAGAGGAAGATTGACGTAACGATTATAGGTCTAAGGCCTTGA
- a CDS encoding PilW family protein, whose translation MNNQKGFTLVEILITMVLVSAIIGMAYYAYNRLATGITTESSSIQGAMDKIVGLELLRLDIEHAGFGIAKEETCSPVRWIATLNSSDPCDPDIEKGLILRSTLNNTNQKNLGWILVDCKQDESWLNHIIVDERKQPTNNVVFLDYRKHFAFSGNLNSKCPLDAHYIGYPVDTSVSSGCNIQTCTRIAYVLSSSQSLAQCAQGTRNLLRKVGGGLGAPILNCVADWEVRFGLDTDTDGAVDSVVLGTDLPSSPDEIRKQLKYISFYALVQEGNFDSTYNYGNNVTVDNNVVLTFPSDCPTCPNYHWKVIKKTIRLMDL comes from the coding sequence ATGAATAATCAAAAAGGGTTCACCCTTGTAGAGATCTTGATTACGATGGTGCTAGTGTCAGCAATAATTGGCATGGCATATTATGCATATAATAGACTCGCTACAGGAATCACTACAGAATCTAGCTCCATACAGGGAGCAATGGACAAGATTGTTGGACTTGAGTTGCTTAGGCTTGATATAGAACATGCGGGCTTTGGAATTGCTAAGGAAGAGACATGTTCGCCTGTGCGGTGGATTGCCACATTAAATTCCTCAGACCCATGTGATCCAGATATAGAAAAAGGGCTTATCCTTCGTTCAACATTGAATAATACCAATCAAAAAAACCTGGGTTGGATCCTTGTGGATTGTAAACAAGATGAAAGCTGGTTAAACCACATCATAGTGGATGAAAGAAAACAGCCTACAAATAATGTCGTATTTCTGGATTATAGAAAGCATTTTGCCTTTTCAGGCAATTTAAATTCAAAGTGCCCTCTAGATGCCCATTATATCGGGTACCCTGTTGATACCTCTGTTTCAAGTGGCTGTAACATACAGACATGTACAAGGATAGCATATGTATTGAGTTCGTCTCAGTCTCTTGCTCAATGTGCCCAAGGGACAAGGAACCTTTTGAGAAAAGTGGGAGGGGGGCTAGGGGCACCCATACTAAATTGTGTTGCGGACTGGGAAGTGCGTTTTGGGTTGGATACTGACACTGACGGTGCAGTGGACTCTGTTGTTTTAGGTACAGACCTTCCTTCTAGTCCAGATGAAATCCGTAAGCAGCTCAAATACATTAGTTTTTATGCACTTGTACAGGAGGGCAATTTTGATTCGACATATAATTATGGAAATAACGTCACAGTAGACAACAACGTTGTATTGACCTTTCCAAGTGACTGTCCCACATGCCCTAATTATCACTGGAAGGTGATAAAAAAGACAATAAGGTTAATGGACCTTTGA
- a CDS encoding pentapeptide repeat-containing protein, whose amino-acid sequence MKPKEIADYIKEHKSLPPGINNLEGLNLEGIDLSGADLSRANLSKADLRDANLRDTIFFKADLSEALFNGADISGADFTGADLSQAHFNSVKAHAVGFGAAKLNGATFFEADLQSSSFTKAELVGVDFRCADMSACRLREADLRKADFTSSVLNYADLSMANVAGARFDNADIRHSKVIAITGYEKASWIGTDIRDINFAGGYQLRRFIVDQNYLKEFREKNLMCHIIYWIWYITSDCGRSMTRWMLWVTALTLFFAWLYTVVGVDYGDYPTPISPLYFSVVTLTTLGYGDVVPKTITGQLVAMIEVITGYLMLGGLLSIFSNKMARRAE is encoded by the coding sequence ATGAAGCCTAAAGAGATAGCTGATTACATCAAAGAACACAAGAGTCTACCGCCTGGGATAAATAATCTTGAGGGACTGAACCTTGAAGGCATTGATTTAAGCGGAGCCGACCTCAGTCGTGCCAATCTCTCAAAAGCCGATCTTAGGGACGCTAACCTAAGGGACACCATTTTTTTTAAGGCTGATCTCAGTGAAGCCCTATTTAATGGAGCTGACATTTCAGGGGCAGATTTTACAGGTGCAGACCTATCCCAGGCCCATTTTAATAGTGTAAAGGCCCATGCAGTTGGTTTTGGTGCGGCCAAGCTGAATGGAGCGACTTTCTTTGAAGCGGATCTCCAGTCAAGCAGCTTTACCAAAGCTGAATTGGTGGGAGTAGATTTTAGATGTGCAGATATGTCGGCATGTCGTTTAAGAGAGGCTGATTTAAGAAAGGCCGATTTTACATCATCAGTACTCAACTACGCAGACCTCAGTATGGCCAATGTTGCAGGCGCCAGATTCGACAACGCAGATATCAGACACTCCAAGGTCATAGCCATTACCGGTTATGAGAAGGCTAGCTGGATCGGTACGGATATCAGAGACATAAATTTTGCTGGAGGCTATCAATTAAGGCGCTTTATAGTAGATCAAAATTATCTTAAGGAGTTTAGAGAAAAAAATCTCATGTGCCATATAATTTACTGGATATGGTACATTACTTCGGATTGCGGACGGAGCATGACCCGTTGGATGCTGTGGGTAACTGCCCTTACTCTGTTCTTTGCATGGCTTTATACTGTAGTTGGTGTAGATTATGGGGATTATCCTACGCCAATCTCACCTCTGTATTTCAGTGTTGTGACCCTCACCACACTTGGCTATGGAGACGTTGTTCCAAAAACCATCACAGGACAATTGGTGGCCATGATTGAAGTAATCACTGGATACTTAATGCTCGGAGGACTCCTTTCTATCTTCTCCAATAAAATGGCAAGACGAGCTGAATAG
- a CDS encoding pilin has product MNFEQFGQTRQVQDLGTKKRRQRGFTLVELLIVIAILAILGAVALKMYQPIVNRTVCSEVEVTVHETMLAAVKYLNETGTAPSGDATSLGIKYPDHVASVVIGGSGSSSSPLTVNGTAVDNKCPKGTKYVLTENEVKGKWK; this is encoded by the coding sequence ATGAATTTTGAACAATTTGGGCAAACTCGCCAAGTGCAGGATTTAGGTACCAAAAAACGGCGTCAAAGAGGATTCACCCTGGTAGAACTCCTTATAGTCATAGCTATTCTGGCAATTTTAGGTGCAGTGGCATTAAAGATGTATCAACCAATAGTCAATAGGACTGTCTGTTCTGAAGTTGAGGTGACTGTCCATGAGACAATGCTTGCAGCGGTAAAATATTTGAACGAGACTGGGACCGCACCCAGTGGTGATGCTACTTCATTGGGAATTAAGTATCCAGACCACGTTGCCTCAGTGGTTATAGGAGGATCAGGGAGCTCATCTTCACCCCTAACTGTAAATGGGACTGCGGTAGACAACAAATGTCCCAAGGGCACAAAGTATGTTTTGACTGAAAATGAGGTCAAGGGTAAATGGAAGTAA
- a CDS encoding HDOD domain-containing protein, with protein MFRFFIKKRKDPKKAIKELLNGFELPSFPQAVMNALKKMRDPDIPMREVAKEIEKDPGMHVMVLKCVNSAAFGLSRKVSNIVHAVNLLGRSRLESLILPLAVRDSLPKITMSCMDLKKFWYTSGFRASLARQLAEKLHPAEKDDSFTAALLQDIGIPILIKSKRETYCDTLNQWDENEGLSLPLLEKKLLGFDHQIVGGLMAEEWEFPEKLKNSILTHHETDPDLETPISAHLVSHIRFLNGLDIDEEIKFMKEICIDRHGFKEAFLDNIVKKAISEAEEMALLMK; from the coding sequence ATGTTCAGATTTTTCATAAAGAAAAGAAAAGATCCTAAAAAGGCCATCAAGGAACTTTTGAATGGTTTTGAACTGCCGAGTTTTCCTCAGGCAGTGATGAACGCCCTAAAAAAGATGAGAGACCCAGACATTCCCATGAGGGAGGTGGCAAAAGAGATAGAAAAAGACCCAGGTATGCACGTCATGGTCTTAAAGTGCGTCAACTCTGCTGCTTTCGGACTTAGTAGAAAGGTTTCTAATATTGTACATGCAGTAAATCTCCTGGGGAGATCAAGGCTTGAATCCCTAATTCTACCTTTGGCGGTAAGAGATTCTCTGCCTAAAATCACAATGTCATGCATGGATTTGAAAAAGTTTTGGTACACTTCTGGTTTTCGAGCCAGTCTTGCCAGACAACTTGCAGAAAAACTACACCCGGCTGAAAAGGACGATTCCTTTACCGCAGCACTTCTCCAAGATATTGGAATTCCAATACTCATCAAATCGAAAAGGGAAACATACTGTGATACTTTAAACCAATGGGATGAAAATGAGGGGCTTTCCCTCCCCCTGCTAGAAAAAAAGCTACTGGGTTTTGATCACCAAATTGTCGGTGGTCTCATGGCAGAAGAATGGGAATTTCCTGAAAAACTAAAGAACTCTATATTGACCCACCACGAAACTGATCCAGACCTAGAAACTCCTATCTCGGCTCATCTCGTTTCCCATATAAGATTTCTAAATGGATTAGATATAGACGAAGAAATAAAGTTTATGAAAGAGATTTGTATAGACAGACATGGTTTTAAAGAGGCATTTCTCGATAATATTGTAAAAAAGGCCATTAGTGAAGCAGAAGAAATGGCCTTACTTATGAAATAA
- a CDS encoding type IV pilus modification PilV family protein, which translates to MARVALQNNISILATDQGGFSLVKAKANTEDEPFSGYLPIHNSTGGFTLVEALIAILILSIMLLGLIPAFIRAYNINYELASRDTAIDIAQEVLEQARSSGYSSVTSGIQTIYRRIKKTTIPYTVNTTVTDLFDGDLKNVKVVVYWTIKGEQKSYSLTTVVGDINE; encoded by the coding sequence ATGGCTCGAGTTGCATTGCAAAATAATATCTCAATATTGGCAACTGATCAGGGGGGCTTTTCTTTAGTTAAGGCCAAGGCCAATACAGAAGACGAGCCGTTTTCTGGCTATTTACCAATACATAATTCCACTGGCGGTTTTACCTTAGTTGAGGCACTTATTGCGATTTTGATACTTTCAATAATGCTGCTTGGTCTCATTCCTGCCTTTATACGAGCCTACAATATTAACTATGAACTTGCTAGCAGGGATACAGCAATAGATATCGCTCAGGAAGTCTTGGAACAGGCAAGGAGCAGCGGGTATTCTTCTGTAACATCTGGGATCCAGACCATATATCGCAGGATAAAAAAGACCACCATTCCTTATACTGTAAACACCACTGTTACGGATCTTTTTGATGGCGATCTCAAGAATGTCAAAGTAGTGGTATACTGGACCATTAAGGGTGAGCAAAAATCCTATAGTCTAACCACTGTTGTTGGAGACATTAATGAATAA
- a CDS encoding AsmA family protein: MKKLLKIISISSIIIIFTIILFSTFLKFYFKDEKIIALLKPKIEEVTRRKIVIEGATISLFKGIILKNISLKESDEKTDFIRAKELVISYELFPLLNRKLIITSLHLEKPFIHIVREKNGKFNFSSLLRPDQGPKDDSKEPTSREIQPALLPISITIQKFTVSEGLINFTDQEQEFPNIKGIFDADTEIHIDAKGDIFYKGSIELKADAHLKDLITTIKGQVEIDPQRLTFQSVVGLDKWDFEIKGDVSNYTTVPHLVLDLSTDNLNADELFTKIKAATSGHKTHTKTVKTPGKVNTPKGPPPIPPIVKDLKAKGTLSFKTLIYKGIKSRDVRIEYQFVNGRLRVKEDIGEFYRGSIHSTVDADLNDPIVPFKGRLDIQQVAIVGLLELYVPKAKDIVSGVFSSDLSFSGRAFPLDDPLRHLILSGTYELFNGKIQKNPVTLALSSLLKIEELNSPTFRDIHGNLKMEDGWIIFKSHISAKDFTADIDKGKIGLKGKLDIPVDIILSQKLSKKFIERQKALKIFLDDQGKALLPITIKGDYHHPVPTLNLKNIEDKAKKEIEKKIGKTIDKILLDLDFSK, encoded by the coding sequence ATGAAAAAATTATTAAAAATTATATCAATATCGTCAATTATAATAATCTTTACCATAATCTTATTTAGCACTTTTCTTAAATTTTACTTTAAAGATGAGAAAATAATTGCTTTACTGAAGCCCAAAATCGAAGAGGTTACCAGACGAAAGATAGTCATTGAAGGCGCAACCATCAGCCTTTTTAAAGGTATTATTCTAAAAAATATTTCATTAAAAGAAAGCGATGAAAAAACAGATTTTATCAGGGCCAAGGAATTAGTAATAAGCTATGAACTTTTTCCTTTGCTCAACAGAAAGTTAATAATTACTTCACTACATCTTGAAAAACCCTTTATACATATCGTAAGAGAAAAAAACGGTAAGTTTAATTTCAGTTCACTGTTAAGGCCTGACCAAGGCCCCAAAGATGACTCTAAAGAACCTACATCAAGAGAAATTCAACCTGCTCTCCTACCCATATCCATTACAATACAAAAATTTACTGTATCAGAAGGTCTAATCAATTTTACAGATCAAGAACAGGAATTTCCAAACATTAAAGGTATCTTTGATGCAGATACTGAAATTCACATAGACGCAAAAGGTGATATTTTCTACAAAGGCTCTATAGAGCTAAAGGCAGACGCCCATCTCAAAGATCTTATCACTACAATAAAAGGGCAAGTTGAAATCGATCCCCAAAGGCTAACTTTTCAATCAGTCGTCGGTCTTGATAAGTGGGATTTTGAAATAAAAGGTGATGTTTCCAATTATACTACGGTCCCTCATTTAGTCCTTGACCTTTCAACAGACAATCTGAATGCAGATGAACTGTTCACAAAAATAAAGGCCGCGACAAGTGGACACAAAACACACACTAAGACAGTTAAGACACCGGGGAAAGTCAACACACCAAAAGGACCTCCCCCCATCCCACCCATTGTAAAGGACCTTAAAGCAAAAGGGACTCTTTCATTCAAGACATTGATATATAAAGGCATCAAGAGTCGCGATGTCAGGATCGAATATCAGTTTGTAAATGGTCGACTCAGAGTAAAAGAGGACATAGGAGAATTTTACAGAGGTTCAATTCACTCCACTGTAGACGCTGACCTAAACGATCCCATTGTCCCATTCAAAGGACGATTAGACATTCAACAGGTTGCAATAGTAGGGCTTTTGGAACTTTATGTACCAAAGGCAAAGGATATTGTGTCTGGTGTCTTTTCTTCTGATCTCTCCTTTTCAGGAAGGGCTTTTCCATTGGATGACCCATTAAGGCATCTTATCCTTTCAGGAACCTATGAACTATTTAATGGTAAAATACAAAAAAACCCTGTAACACTAGCCCTTTCAAGCCTCTTAAAGATTGAAGAACTTAACAGCCCAACCTTTAGGGATATTCATGGTAATCTAAAGATGGAAGACGGCTGGATTATCTTTAAAAGCCATATTTCAGCCAAAGATTTTACTGCAGACATAGACAAAGGAAAGATTGGCCTCAAGGGCAAGCTCGACATCCCTGTAGACATAATTTTATCACAAAAGCTAAGTAAAAAATTTATAGAAAGGCAAAAGGCCCTGAAAATATTCTTAGACGATCAGGGAAAAGCACTACTGCCCATAACCATTAAAGGCGATTATCATCATCCTGTCCCCACACTAAATTTAAAAAATATAGAAGATAAGGCAAAAAAAGAAATTGAGAAAAAAATCGGTAAGACAATCGACAAAATATTACTAGACCTCGATTTTTCTAAATAA
- a CDS encoding prepilin-type N-terminal cleavage/methylation domain-containing protein: MTNQKGLTLIEIAVVLVILTILGTIFVRNLSRFHASSSVENDCKMIHAFLQQMRMEAFSKKVSLNIVISNNGTRLCETVQGKCIDLNNRFSASGNFTITDRGIFSNGNIHLSEATTDNPTYSCVVLSTTRVRLGEWNGSSCIAK, translated from the coding sequence GTGACGAATCAAAAGGGTCTTACACTAATAGAAATAGCAGTGGTTCTCGTAATTTTAACGATTCTTGGGACTATTTTTGTTAGAAATCTATCGCGTTTTCATGCTTCAAGCTCTGTTGAGAACGATTGTAAAATGATTCATGCCTTCTTACAGCAGATGAGGATGGAGGCATTCTCAAAGAAGGTCTCACTCAACATAGTAATATCAAATAACGGTACTAGATTGTGTGAAACTGTTCAGGGAAAATGTATAGACCTCAATAATCGGTTTTCTGCAAGTGGCAATTTTACCATTACTGATAGGGGGATTTTTTCTAACGGCAATATCCATTTGAGTGAGGCAACTACAGACAATCCAACCTATTCGTGTGTGGTGTTGTCTACCACCAGGGTAAGACTAGGAGAATGGAATGGCTCGAGTTGCATTGCAAAATAA
- a CDS encoding pilus assembly protein, translating into MKNNRLLILLVFILFFKITNNATASLNEYCATPPFLTSSIPANVLFVIDKSGSMSWFAYYDPWADASYDPTSSYNATKEYEGYFVPDKKYKLINGIWTETNDSLSCNIHHFVTSSSGSFYHILYPVGVCSGNQLNFALMTRMDLFRWAITGGRPVSCTDGDFTNPNCDPNLACTGPTCVLETINDGVWYLYFDGKWHRYDARVEVPISRINGITQIFEDLENRPRFGALFYSNGIESHKVYIGDYPDGNDADPNHPYTYLKRYINAMPPGGGTGSSIAMWEAYDYFKQQNDHRYANGFSLSTPSSLHRDPVYICDAYRSNCRPAPCMKNFVILVSDGQWNYGGDPPGWTCSIDSGGTNYSADPVVPAYRIHTETLRTMNGIPINVHDVYTLGLFLGGTGEQSLKNVAMYGSFDTSSNTWPDTLTGYPQTSCEMDDCGQGKGSACTPLPSSTPDWDSDGDGKPDTFLNAKDANTIKNSLLKFLLDIQKKTSAGSSVSILATKAKKGSIMSQAVFYPEKKFSSYKVTWPGYLNSFWFLNTKTAQNIREDTVNATYLDLTGDYIIDFLLDSSGNLLIDAYNSALNGTATTLATQYFSLDDVHKVWEAGNNLRSMSPANRKIKYAFSTSEWLEFNATNVDGNESGIQNFLGTDLSEYPSCLGSNLSQARRNLVKYIRGEDVANCRERETGSGVWKLGDIIYSTPKLINYKDYSMIFVGANDGMLHAFRVGKARNDGLSPGQIVRVCDDSSVNCTVTKLGKEEWAFIPKNVMPYLRYLADPNYCHLYFVDLSPYIIEEDTNNDGYIDKRILIGGLRLGGACGCTSTDCILPPSDTCSDPSSSECVGLSSYFALDVTDPADPKFLWEFSDPKLALTFSGPAYIKRKKTQFIMFLSGPTNYRGAAGQDLKIFVLKLNGDFSLDTVYKFDGDGKDVGFTKISELASYNRTFGGRLFTNGIDYDGNGTTDAVFFGVSQYTGTVWQGNVIGVLTGDDDPMKWDFETVFQSAREPITSKVEYMKCFDMNYIYFGTGRWFYKTDEEGQNINDTEKLYGIRIDECLLEGPGHCSLNNAHNSQDVCNELDRNAAQNVAWTIEDLEPNDGTYFKERTITDPTSSNMNLIFFTTMQPSADLCSFSGRSRLWALNCATGGNMTSSCNGQFAIKNHGGTLFLQLSRGNIEDASINEGVFSLEGGRTTGWMTGVPPESSTPLAGGSPGREGEIMLWMEK; encoded by the coding sequence ATGAAAAATAACAGGCTCCTTATACTTTTAGTTTTTATATTATTTTTTAAAATAACCAATAATGCCACGGCATCTTTAAATGAATATTGTGCTACTCCTCCATTTTTAACCTCTTCTATTCCGGCAAATGTACTGTTTGTAATTGACAAAAGTGGCAGCATGAGTTGGTTTGCCTATTATGATCCATGGGCAGATGCCTCTTATGATCCCACTTCAAGTTATAATGCCACTAAGGAGTATGAAGGCTATTTTGTTCCAGATAAAAAGTATAAACTAATAAATGGAATTTGGACTGAAACAAATGATTCCCTATCATGCAACATACATCATTTTGTCACTAGTAGCTCAGGTTCTTTCTATCATATCCTGTATCCTGTCGGTGTTTGTAGCGGAAATCAATTAAACTTTGCTTTAATGACAAGGATGGATCTATTTAGATGGGCTATAACCGGAGGAAGACCAGTAAGTTGTACAGATGGAGACTTTACTAATCCAAACTGTGATCCCAATTTGGCCTGCACAGGTCCAACCTGTGTTTTAGAAACGATCAATGATGGTGTGTGGTATTTATATTTTGATGGAAAGTGGCATCGTTATGATGCACGAGTGGAAGTCCCTATCTCACGTATAAATGGCATTACACAGATCTTTGAGGATTTGGAAAATAGACCTAGATTTGGAGCGCTTTTTTATAGTAACGGCATAGAATCTCACAAGGTATATATTGGTGATTATCCTGATGGTAATGATGCTGATCCTAATCATCCATATACTTATTTAAAAAGATACATTAATGCCATGCCTCCTGGCGGTGGGACAGGATCTAGTATAGCAATGTGGGAGGCATATGATTATTTTAAGCAACAAAATGATCACAGATATGCCAATGGTTTTAGTCTGAGCACTCCCTCAAGTCTTCACCGTGATCCCGTTTATATTTGCGATGCATATCGTTCCAATTGTCGTCCAGCACCATGTATGAAAAATTTTGTAATTCTTGTCTCAGATGGACAATGGAATTATGGAGGAGATCCTCCTGGCTGGACCTGTTCAATTGATTCTGGGGGGACAAATTATTCTGCTGATCCAGTTGTCCCGGCCTATAGAATTCATACTGAGACACTCCGTACCATGAATGGAATTCCTATAAATGTGCATGATGTTTATACACTGGGGTTGTTCCTTGGGGGGACAGGAGAACAGTCTTTAAAGAATGTTGCGATGTACGGATCATTCGACACCAGTTCTAATACATGGCCAGACACATTGACTGGTTACCCACAAACTAGCTGTGAAATGGACGATTGTGGCCAAGGAAAGGGCAGTGCATGCACTCCACTCCCATCGTCCACACCAGATTGGGATAGTGATGGAGATGGGAAGCCAGATACTTTTTTAAATGCCAAGGATGCAAATACAATAAAGAATTCATTATTGAAATTTTTGCTTGATATCCAGAAAAAGACATCGGCAGGAAGTTCGGTTTCTATCTTGGCGACCAAGGCCAAAAAGGGTAGCATCATGAGCCAAGCCGTATTTTATCCAGAGAAAAAATTTTCCTCTTACAAAGTTACCTGGCCTGGATATCTGAATTCTTTTTGGTTTTTGAATACTAAAACAGCACAAAATATTAGAGAAGATACTGTCAACGCAACTTATTTAGACTTAACAGGAGATTATATAATAGATTTCTTATTGGATTCATCGGGGAATTTGCTGATTGATGCCTATAACAGTGCATTAAACGGTACAGCTACTACATTGGCTACACAATATTTTTCCCTCGACGATGTTCATAAGGTATGGGAAGCAGGAAATAATCTAAGATCTATGTCTCCAGCCAATAGGAAAATAAAATATGCGTTTTCGACATCAGAATGGTTGGAGTTCAATGCAACAAATGTAGATGGTAATGAGAGTGGAATTCAAAATTTTTTGGGGACAGATTTGAGCGAATATCCTTCATGCCTCGGTAGCAACTTGTCTCAGGCACGACGCAATCTGGTCAAATACATAAGGGGTGAGGACGTGGCTAATTGCCGTGAGCGAGAAACCGGGAGTGGCGTATGGAAGCTTGGGGACATTATATACTCCACTCCTAAGCTCATTAATTATAAAGATTATTCTATGATTTTTGTTGGGGCCAATGATGGCATGTTACACGCATTTAGAGTTGGCAAGGCCAGGAATGATGGTCTGAGCCCAGGGCAGATAGTGCGTGTGTGTGATGATTCCAGTGTTAACTGCACAGTGACTAAATTGGGTAAAGAAGAATGGGCCTTTATACCTAAGAATGTCATGCCATACCTTAGATATCTTGCTGATCCCAATTATTGTCACCTCTATTTTGTTGATTTGTCTCCATACATAATTGAAGAAGACACCAATAATGATGGTTATATTGATAAACGTATATTGATTGGTGGCCTAAGACTAGGTGGGGCATGTGGATGCACATCTACTGATTGTATTCTACCACCATCTGATACATGCTCAGATCCCAGTTCCTCAGAGTGCGTTGGCCTCTCGTCTTATTTTGCACTTGATGTTACTGACCCAGCTGATCCAAAATTCCTATGGGAATTTTCAGATCCTAAATTAGCGCTAACTTTTTCAGGGCCTGCTTATATAAAGAGAAAAAAAACACAGTTTATCATGTTTCTGTCCGGTCCAACAAATTATAGAGGTGCCGCAGGACAAGATTTGAAGATTTTTGTACTGAAGTTAAACGGGGATTTTAGCCTTGATACTGTCTATAAGTTCGATGGAGATGGAAAGGATGTTGGATTTACAAAAATAAGCGAATTGGCCTCCTACAATAGGACTTTTGGAGGCAGACTTTTTACCAACGGAATTGATTATGATGGAAATGGTACTACAGATGCCGTCTTTTTTGGAGTGAGTCAGTATACAGGTACTGTGTGGCAGGGCAATGTCATTGGTGTATTGACAGGTGATGATGATCCCATGAAATGGGATTTTGAGACCGTATTTCAAAGTGCTAGAGAGCCAATTACTTCCAAGGTGGAATATATGAAGTGTTTTGACATGAACTATATTTATTTTGGTACGGGAAGATGGTTTTATAAGACTGATGAAGAGGGTCAAAATATCAATGATACAGAGAAGTTGTACGGCATAAGGATTGATGAGTGTCTATTGGAAGGGCCTGGCCACTGCAGTCTCAACAATGCCCACAATTCACAGGATGTCTGCAATGAACTTGATCGAAACGCAGCGCAAAATGTTGCATGGACCATTGAGGACTTGGAGCCCAATGATGGGACATATTTTAAGGAACGGACTATTACCGATCCAACTAGTTCTAATATGAATCTTATATTTTTCACAACAATGCAGCCTTCTGCTGACCTATGTTCTTTTAGTGGTCGATCCAGGCTATGGGCCTTGAATTGCGCTACTGGTGGAAACATGACCTCCAGCTGTAATGGACAGTTTGCCATAAAAAATCATGGGGGGACCCTGTTCTTACAACTGTCACGAGGAAATATCGAGGATGCTTCCATAAATGAAGGTGTATTCTCTCTTGAAGGGGGACGTACTACTGGATGGATGACTGGGGTGCCTCCAGAGTCATCCACGCCTCTTGCTGGAGGTTCCCCAGGACGAGAAGGCGAGATAATGTTGTGGATGGAAAAGTGA